A window of Nicotiana tabacum cultivar K326 chromosome 24, ASM71507v2, whole genome shotgun sequence contains these coding sequences:
- the LOC107787229 gene encoding receptor-like kinase TMK4, with protein sequence MEATNQMGFVLTLLLSLFSFAYSVTDPNDLAIINEFRKGLENSELLDWPVNGNDPCGPQAWPHIICSGNRIQQIQVMGLGLKGSLPQKFNQLSKLTSLGLQRNQFSGKLPSFSGLSELRYAFLDFNQFDSIPSDFFNGLVSLEVLALDDNPLNATTGWSLPSELQGSAQLTNLTLVNCNLAGFLPEFLGNMSSLDVLLLSKNRLSGPIPGTFKDSELKMLWLNDQFGDGMSGSIDVISTMGLMTSLWLHGNHFSGKIPKKIGSLIYLQDLNVNSNDLVGLIPESLANMPISHLDLNNNHFMGPIPNFKATNVSCQSNSFCQTKIGALCNTEVMALLEFLDELNYPSKLVESWSGNNPCDGPWWGLSCDNNQKVIVINLPKFNLSGTLSPSIAKLDSLTHIYLGSNNIAGSIPSSWTSLKHLVVLDLSNNNISLPLPKFTGPVKLFVSGNSQLNSSPLVATPSQKNNNTSPGASPYSSTSKSSSSKSKLVIFVVPIASFTILVFLAISLYVYIRKRSMDRRKGPTSLVIHPRDPSDSNDMVKIAIADETKGNLSILTESGSASIHSGKYPMVEAGNLVISVQVLRNVTKNFAPENELGRGGFGVVYKGELDDGTKIAVKRMEAGVISSKASDEFQAEISVLSKVRHRNLVSLLGYSAEGNERILVYEYMPLGALNEHLFHWKSLNLEPLSWKRRLNIALDVARGMEYLHTLAHQCFVHRDLKSSNILLTDDFRAKVSDFGLVKLAPDGEKNSVVTRLAGTFGYLAPEYAVTGKITTKVDVFSFGVVLMELLTGWMVLDEDRPNESQYLVAWFWNIKSCKEKLMAAIDPALDVKEEAFESSIYTIAELAGHCTAREPGQRPDMSHAVNVLAPLVEKWKPLEEDEEDYCGIDYSLPLDQMVKGWQETEGEDVDLEDTIPARPTGFAESFKSADGR encoded by the exons ATGGAAGCTACTAACCAAATGGGGTTTGTTCTAACGCTGCTTCTTTCACTTTTTTCATTTGCTTACAGTGTTACAGACCCCAATGACTTAGCCATAATCAATGAGTTCAGAAAAGGTTTGGAAAATTCAGAGCTTTTGGATTGGCCAGTTAATGGTAATGACCCTTGTGGTCCTCAAGCTTGGCCTCATATAATTTGTAGTGGTAACAGAATTCAACAGATTCAAGTTATGGGGTTGGGGTTAAAAGGTTCTTTACCACAGAAATTTAATCAGTTGTCTAAACTGACAAGTTTGGGGTTGCAAAGGAACCAATTCAGTGGAAAGTTACCATCTTTTAGTGGTTTGTCTGAATTGAGGTATGCTTTCTTGGATTTTAACCAGTTTGATAGTATTCCATCTGATTTCTTTAATGGACTTGTGAGTTTAGAAGTGTTGGCATTAGATGACAATCCTCTGAATGCCACTACTGGTTGGTCTTTGCCTAGTGAATTGCAAGGTTCAGCTCAATTGACTAACTTGACTTTGGTGAATTGCAATTTAGCTGGTTTTTTACCTGAGTTTCTTGGAAATATGTCTTCTTTAGATGTACTGTTATTGTCCAAGAATCGACTTTCGGGTCCTATTCCAGGTACTTTTAAGGACTCTGAGCTAAAAATGCTTTGGTTGAATGATCAGTTTGGTGATGGAATGAGTGGTtcaattgatgtgatttcaacaATGGGATTAATGACAAGTCTTTGGCTACATGGGAATCATTTTTCAGGTAAAATTCCAAAGAAGATTGGTAGTTTGATATATCTGCAGGATCTTAATGTCAACAGCAATGATCTTGTTGGTTTAATTCCTGAATCTTTAGCAAATATGCCAATAAGCCATCTTGATTTGAATAACAATCATTTCATGGGTCCAATACCAAATTTCAAGGCTACAAATGTTAGTTGTCAATCCAACTCTTTTTGTCAAACCAAAATAGGTGCACTTTGTAACACAGAGGTTATGGCACTTTTAGAATTTCTTGATGAGTTGAATTATCCATCTAAGCTTGTTGAATCATGGTCAGGAAATAATCCTTGCGACGGTCCGTGGTGGGGATTAAGCTGTGACAATAACCAAAAGGTTATTGTGATAAACTTGCCTAAGTTCAATCTTTCTGGAACCTTGAGTCCTTCCATTGCAAAATTAGATTCTCTAACTCATATCTATCTTGGATCTAACAATATTGCTGGTTctattccatctagttggactaGCTTGAAACATTTGGTTGTGCTTGATTTAAGTAATAACAACATTTCCCTTCCTCTGCCAAAATTTACTGGCCCCGTGAAACTTTTTGTAAGTGGAAATTCACAACTGAACTCGAGTCCTCTTGTAGCAACCCCTTCAcaaaagaataataatacatCCCCTGGTGCTTCACCCTATTCATCGACGAGTAAGTCAAGCTCTTCTAAGTCTAAGTTAGTAATTTTTGTGGTTCCTATTGCAAGTTTTACAATCTTAGTTTTTCTTGCTATTTCATTATATGTTTATATCCGGAAGAGGAGTATGGATAGGCGCAAAGGTCCAACTTCTCTTGTGATTCATCCTAGAGATCCTTCTGATTCGAATGACATGGTCAAGATAGCAATAGCCGATGAAACTAAAGGAAATCTTTCGATATTGACTGAAAGTGGTTCTGCTAGCATACACAGTGGTAAATACCCTATGGTTGAAGCTGGCAATTTGGTCATATCAGTTCAAGTACTTAGGAATGTAACCAAGAACTTTGCTCCAGAAAATGAACTTGGTCGTGGTGGTTTTGGAGTGGTTTATAAAGGAGAATTAGACGATGGGACAAAAATAGCTGTCAAAAGAATGGAGGCTGGAGTTATTAGCAGCAAAGCGTCGGATGAATTTCAAGCTGAAATTTCTGTTCTTTCGAAAGTCAGACATCGGAATCTAGTGTCTCTATTGGGATATTCAGCTGAAGGCAACGAAAGAATTCTTGTTTATGAATACATGCCACTAGGTGCTCTTAACGAGCATCTTTTCCACTGGAAAAGTCTGAATTTGGAGCCTCTATCGTGGAAGAGGAGGCTGAATATTGCCTTAGATGTTGCTAGAGGAATGGAGTATCTGCATACACTCGCTCATCAGTGTTTCGTACACAGAGATCTCAAGTCCTCAAATATCTTGCTGACTGATGATTTCCGAGCAAAAGTATCAGACTTTGGACTTGTGAAACTTGCTCCTGATGGAGAGAAGAACTCTGTGGTAACCAGGCTAGCTGGAACTTTTGGATATCTAGCACCTGAATATGCTG TTACTGGTAAAATCACCACAAAGGTTGATGTGTTTAGTTTCGGCGTGGTGCTAATGGAGTTGTTAACTGGTTGGATGGTGCTTGATGAGGATAGACCTAATGAGAGCCAATACTTAGTTGCATGGTTCTGGAACATCAAATCCTGTAAAGAGAAACTAATGGCAGCCATCGATCCAGCTCTGGATGTAAAAGAGGAGGCATTTGAGAGCAGCATCTACACCATTGCAGAACTTGCTGGTCACTGCACAGCAAGGGAGCCGGGACAACGGCCTGATATGTCCCATGCTGTGAACGTGCTCGCCCCGCTTGTTGAGAAATGGAAGCCccttgaggaagatgaagaggACTATTGTGGTATTGATTACAGTCTTCCCCTCGATCAAATGGTAAAGGGATGGCAAGAAACAGAAGGAGAAGACGTCGACCTTGAAGACACTATCCCTGCTAGGCCTACTGGATTTGCAGAGTCCTTTAAATCAGCAGATGGTAGATAA